The following are from one region of the Sandaracinus amylolyticus genome:
- a CDS encoding cytochrome c-type biogenesis CcmF C-terminal domain-containing protein, with the protein MPPVDVPLLGNVLVCAILIASSYTFAISLAAARGRPQLVQASRFGMFATIAFVAAAVFLLAYAFQSHDFRIRYVARYSDRSMSAGYLWTALWGGQDGSLLWWAFLLGGYSLAFTAWVKRRYLELQPWVYATLSSIFAFFAVLMLFAANPFATTYGPAPADGEGLNPLLQNYWMAIHPPALYMGLTGWAVPFGIVVAALMTGRLGDEWILMARRWVLLAFAFLSLGNLLGMFWSYEELGWGGYWAWDPVENASFMPWLLGTAYLHSVMIQERRGMLKVWNVSLLMGTFFFTIFGTFLTRSGLIASVHSFARSEIGIYFVWYMAALALFIVTLIAWRLPELRSRYLTRDDFLVGTAVGAVLAVLLGIFSQYWALAGFVVLIAPVLLAYCWAIEKARIALAKPTLRGRAGGSIESLLSREFAFVLNNWILTGMLLFVLIATTFPLISETLRDQTVTVGPAYYNRWMVPLGLMLLFLMGVGPLIAWRKATGKNLIQAFMWPSAFAVLVMLVHILAGSALGFPPLVDSSSIYETATGDALAQIGAISPLAATTLSTWVLVAIVQEFARGTAMRMRNAKESAPVALLQLVARARRRYGGYLVHLGIVLAYVGFTGAAYDVEREAALRPGGTMEVRGYTFRYDGWREEVDLNKRMVFGDVTALDANGRELATLTPGKFVYRSHPEMPTSEVAIRTTPLDDMYVILSTIDPETSRATLRVIVRPFVWWIWFGGAMLLFGTFVAAFPTIKEILGESEERSRAPRAAAATAAMLLAATLGGAAVLVPGHAHAQADSSSTLHAGTVEIHDPTERQLFERLLCECGDCQRLPLSTCGCGWAENMRSELRQQLAAGATIVQIQSDYRERFGARAIAVPSDSGLDRALWAVPVAIILAALGGLFVIGRRWRGRGGVAAQPTEATSGATGAEYDARLEDELRRFEEP; encoded by the coding sequence ATGCCGCCCGTCGACGTTCCGTTGCTCGGCAACGTGCTGGTGTGCGCGATCCTGATCGCGTCTTCCTACACGTTCGCGATCTCTCTCGCGGCCGCGCGAGGGCGCCCCCAGCTCGTGCAGGCATCGCGCTTCGGCATGTTCGCGACCATCGCGTTCGTCGCCGCAGCCGTGTTCCTGCTCGCCTACGCGTTCCAGTCGCACGACTTCCGCATCCGCTACGTCGCGCGATACAGCGATCGCTCGATGTCCGCGGGCTATCTGTGGACGGCGCTCTGGGGCGGGCAGGACGGCTCACTGCTGTGGTGGGCGTTCCTGCTCGGCGGGTACTCGCTCGCGTTCACGGCGTGGGTGAAACGGCGTTACCTCGAGCTCCAGCCGTGGGTGTACGCGACGCTCTCGAGCATCTTCGCGTTCTTCGCGGTGCTGATGCTCTTCGCCGCGAACCCGTTCGCCACGACGTACGGGCCGGCCCCGGCGGACGGCGAGGGGCTCAACCCGCTGCTCCAGAACTACTGGATGGCGATCCACCCGCCGGCCCTCTACATGGGCCTCACCGGGTGGGCCGTGCCGTTTGGCATCGTCGTCGCCGCGCTGATGACCGGGCGCCTCGGCGACGAGTGGATCCTGATGGCGCGCCGCTGGGTGCTCCTCGCGTTCGCGTTCCTCTCGCTCGGCAACCTGCTCGGCATGTTCTGGAGCTACGAGGAGCTCGGCTGGGGCGGCTACTGGGCCTGGGATCCCGTCGAGAACGCGTCGTTCATGCCGTGGCTCCTCGGCACCGCGTACCTGCACTCCGTGATGATCCAGGAGCGCCGCGGGATGCTGAAGGTCTGGAACGTCTCGCTGCTGATGGGGACGTTCTTCTTCACGATCTTCGGCACGTTCCTCACGCGCTCGGGGCTCATCGCGAGCGTGCACAGCTTCGCGCGCAGCGAGATCGGCATCTACTTCGTCTGGTACATGGCCGCGCTCGCGCTCTTCATCGTCACGCTGATCGCGTGGCGACTGCCGGAGCTGCGCTCGCGCTACCTGACGCGCGACGACTTCCTGGTGGGCACGGCGGTGGGCGCGGTGCTCGCGGTGCTGCTCGGGATCTTCTCGCAGTACTGGGCGCTCGCGGGCTTCGTGGTGCTGATCGCGCCGGTGCTGCTCGCGTACTGCTGGGCGATCGAGAAGGCGCGCATCGCGCTCGCGAAGCCGACGCTGCGAGGGCGCGCGGGTGGATCGATCGAGTCGCTGCTCTCGCGCGAGTTCGCGTTCGTGCTGAACAACTGGATCCTCACCGGGATGCTCTTGTTCGTGCTGATCGCGACGACGTTCCCGCTGATCAGCGAGACGCTCCGCGATCAGACCGTCACGGTCGGGCCTGCCTACTACAACCGCTGGATGGTCCCGCTCGGGCTGATGCTCCTCTTCCTGATGGGCGTCGGTCCGCTGATCGCGTGGCGCAAGGCGACCGGCAAGAACCTGATCCAGGCGTTCATGTGGCCGAGCGCGTTCGCGGTGCTCGTGATGCTCGTGCACATCCTCGCGGGCAGCGCGCTCGGCTTCCCGCCGCTGGTCGACAGCTCCTCGATCTACGAGACCGCGACGGGCGATGCGCTCGCGCAGATCGGCGCGATCTCGCCGCTCGCTGCGACCACGCTCTCGACGTGGGTGCTCGTCGCGATCGTGCAGGAGTTCGCGCGCGGCACCGCGATGCGCATGCGCAACGCGAAGGAGAGCGCGCCGGTCGCGCTCCTGCAGCTCGTCGCACGCGCGCGCCGTCGTTATGGCGGCTACCTCGTGCACCTCGGGATCGTGCTCGCGTACGTCGGGTTCACCGGCGCCGCGTACGACGTGGAGCGCGAGGCCGCGCTGCGCCCCGGCGGCACGATGGAAGTGCGCGGGTACACGTTCCGCTACGACGGCTGGCGCGAAGAGGTCGACCTCAACAAGCGCATGGTGTTCGGCGACGTGACCGCGCTCGACGCGAACGGCCGCGAGCTCGCGACGCTCACGCCCGGCAAGTTCGTCTACCGCTCGCACCCCGAGATGCCGACGAGCGAGGTGGCGATCCGCACCACGCCGCTCGACGACATGTACGTGATCCTCAGCACCATCGATCCCGAGACCTCGCGCGCGACGCTGCGCGTGATCGTGCGGCCGTTCGTGTGGTGGATCTGGTTCGGCGGCGCGATGCTGCTGTTCGGCACGTTCGTCGCGGCGTTCCCGACGATCAAGGAGATCCTCGGCGAGAGCGAGGAGCGCTCGCGCGCTCCGCGCGCGGCGGCGGCGACGGCGGCGATGCTGCTCGCGGCGACGCTCGGAGGCGCGGCGGTGCTGGTGCCCGGCCACGCGCACGCGCAGGCCGACAGCTCGAGCACGCTGCACGCGGGCACGGTCGAGATCCACGATCCCACCGAGCGTCAGCTCTTCGAGCGACTGCTCTGCGAGTGTGGTGACTGCCAGCGACTTCCGCTCTCGACGTGCGGCTGCGGCTGGGCCGAGAACATGCGCAGCGAGCTGCGGCAGCAGCTCGCGGCAGGCGCGACGATCGTGCAGATCCAGAGCGACTATCGCGAGCGCTTCGGCGCGCGCGCGATCGCGGTGCCGAGCGACAGCGGGCTCGACCGTGCGCTCTGGGCGGTGCCGGTCGCGATCATCCTCGCCGCGCTCGGCGGGCTCTTCGTGATCGGTCGTCGCTGGCGCGGTCGCGGCGGCGTCGCGGCCCAGCCCACCGAGGCGACTTCGGGCGCGACGGGCGCGGAGTACGACGCGAGGCTCGAGGACGAGCTGCGCCGCTTCGAGGAGCCGTGA
- a CDS encoding carboxypeptidase-like regulatory domain-containing protein yields MKRTLLALLILAIASPVLAQEEPAHGAGASGETMPGHPPVAAGHGGGGGRTPFDAPPVANATPSAAVPPGTIRVIVSDVDGRPIEGATVLLGTMQQGGDRDRVSALTAADGTHRWGDLPTGTSQAYRVNVPFEGATYSSTPFQLPTDRGYDVRVVRLPVTHDDRTLLQLIGQTFVEVRDERLHVIQQAQLANMSQTPQTYVFPEGGLRVRLPEGFTAFQTQPVMTDQRVEQIADFGMRIQGSLPPGRVTLTWAYDLPITGRDMAVEFPVPFRTYIYRVITDAPPGMELEAENLPEVQSFEDSGRPLFGTEVQRRPGDAPFESFTLRFTNIPGPGPLRWIAVAVAVLIALGGAYGAARGGSPDRVAKESRERRKQELLEEAAQLERDLERGEIGPQYRQSRHDAIVRELAVLLHQEQSPRAS; encoded by the coding sequence ATGAAGCGCACGCTGCTCGCGCTCCTGATCCTCGCGATCGCGAGCCCCGTGCTCGCGCAGGAAGAGCCGGCGCACGGCGCCGGTGCATCGGGCGAGACGATGCCCGGCCATCCGCCGGTCGCGGCGGGCCACGGCGGTGGCGGTGGTCGCACGCCGTTCGACGCGCCGCCGGTCGCGAACGCGACGCCGTCCGCCGCGGTCCCGCCGGGCACGATCCGCGTCATCGTGAGCGACGTCGACGGCCGCCCGATCGAAGGCGCGACCGTGCTCCTCGGCACGATGCAGCAGGGCGGCGATCGCGACCGCGTCTCCGCGCTGACCGCGGCCGACGGCACGCACCGTTGGGGCGATCTACCGACCGGAACGTCGCAGGCCTATCGCGTGAACGTGCCCTTCGAGGGCGCGACCTACAGCTCGACGCCGTTCCAGCTGCCGACCGATCGCGGCTACGACGTGCGCGTCGTGCGTCTGCCGGTCACGCACGACGACCGCACCTTGCTGCAGCTGATCGGACAGACCTTCGTCGAGGTCCGCGACGAGCGCCTGCACGTCATCCAGCAGGCGCAGCTCGCGAACATGAGCCAGACGCCGCAGACCTACGTCTTCCCCGAGGGGGGCCTGCGCGTCCGCCTGCCCGAGGGCTTCACGGCGTTCCAGACGCAGCCGGTCATGACCGATCAGCGCGTCGAGCAGATCGCCGACTTCGGCATGCGCATCCAGGGCTCGCTCCCGCCCGGCCGCGTGACGCTCACGTGGGCGTACGACCTGCCGATCACCGGGCGCGACATGGCGGTCGAATTCCCGGTCCCGTTCCGCACGTACATCTATCGCGTGATCACCGACGCGCCGCCGGGGATGGAGCTCGAGGCCGAGAACCTGCCCGAGGTGCAGTCGTTCGAGGACTCGGGGCGCCCGCTCTTCGGCACCGAGGTGCAGCGTCGTCCGGGCGATGCGCCCTTCGAGTCGTTCACGCTGCGGTTCACCAACATCCCGGGGCCGGGCCCGCTGCGTTGGATCGCGGTGGCGGTCGCGGTGCTGATCGCGCTCGGCGGTGCATACGGCGCCGCGCGCGGAGGCTCACCGGACCGCGTGGCGAAGGAGAGCCGCGAACGGCGCAAGCAGGAGCTCCTCGAGGAAGCGGCGCAGCTCGAGCGTGATCTCGAGCGCGGCGAGATCGGCCCGCAGTATCGTCAGTCGCGCCACGACGCGATCGTCCGTGAGCTCGCCGTGCTGCTGCACCAGGAGCAGTCGCCGCGCGCGTCGTAG
- a CDS encoding single-stranded DNA-binding protein, with product MASEGLNKVLLIGNLGLDPELKYTQGGQAVLRLRLATTERYGNKAGERQERTEWHTVIVWGNRAEALNKILHKGRTIYVEGRLQTRNWEDKDGGKRSTTEIVATQILLLGGGQRGEGGEGGGYGGGGGGGGGGYGGGGGGYGGGGGGRGGGGYGGGGGGRGGGGGGGGGQDAPPDDLPPDDFGGDDIPF from the coding sequence ATGGCATCGGAAGGCCTGAACAAGGTTCTGTTGATCGGCAATCTCGGGCTGGATCCCGAGCTGAAGTACACGCAAGGGGGGCAGGCCGTCCTGCGTCTGCGGCTCGCGACGACCGAGCGCTACGGCAACAAGGCCGGCGAGCGCCAGGAGCGGACCGAGTGGCACACGGTGATCGTGTGGGGGAACCGCGCCGAGGCCCTCAACAAGATCCTGCACAAGGGCCGGACGATCTACGTCGAAGGGCGCCTCCAGACGCGCAACTGGGAGGACAAGGACGGCGGCAAGCGCAGCACGACCGAGATCGTCGCGACCCAGATCCTGCTCCTCGGCGGCGGCCAGCGCGGCGAGGGCGGTGAAGGCGGCGGCTACGGCGGCGGCGGCGGCGGCGGTGGCGGCGGCTACGGCGGTGGTGGCGGCGGCTACGGCGGCGGCGGTGGTGGTCGTGGTGGCGGCGGCTACGGCGGCGGCGGTGGAGGCCGCGGCGGCGGTGGTGGAGGCGGCGGCGGCCAGGACGCGCCGCCCGACGATCTTCCGCCCGACGACTTCGGCGGCGACGACATCCCGTTCTGA
- a CDS encoding TlyA family RNA methyltransferase — protein sequence MAASIRKQRVDVMLVERGLAPSRERARALVLAGIVYSGERRVEKAGDTLSVDAPLEVRGADHPYVSRGGVKLEGALDALHVDPRGLVCADFGASTGGFTDCLLVRGAARVHAIDVGWGQLHPKLRNDPRVIVRERTNARHLRAGELGEPIDLVVIDASFIGLGKLLPAAREVLRDGGAILAMVKPQFEVDRRDLHKGVVRDAAARISAIEKVEEEARELGLEVLGRCDSQLAGPDGNVEAFLHLRRPTT from the coding sequence GTGGCCGCGTCGATCCGGAAGCAGCGCGTCGACGTGATGCTCGTCGAGCGCGGGCTCGCACCCAGTCGGGAGCGGGCTCGCGCGCTCGTGCTCGCGGGCATCGTCTACTCGGGCGAACGACGCGTCGAGAAGGCGGGCGACACGCTCTCCGTCGACGCACCGCTCGAGGTGCGGGGCGCCGATCACCCCTACGTCTCGCGGGGCGGCGTGAAGCTCGAGGGTGCGCTCGACGCGCTGCACGTCGATCCGCGCGGTCTGGTGTGCGCGGACTTCGGCGCGTCGACGGGCGGGTTCACCGACTGTCTCCTCGTGCGCGGCGCCGCGCGGGTGCACGCGATCGACGTCGGATGGGGCCAGCTCCACCCGAAGCTGCGGAACGATCCGCGGGTGATCGTCCGCGAGCGCACGAACGCCCGGCACCTGCGCGCCGGCGAGCTCGGAGAGCCGATCGACCTCGTCGTGATCGACGCGTCGTTCATCGGGCTCGGGAAGCTGCTCCCCGCCGCGCGCGAGGTCCTGCGGGACGGCGGCGCCATCCTCGCAATGGTGAAGCCGCAGTTCGAGGTCGATCGGCGCGACCTCCACAAGGGCGTGGTGCGCGACGCAGCGGCGCGGATCTCGGCGATCGAGAAGGTCGAGGAGGAAGCCCGCGAGCTCGGGCTCGAGGTGCTCGGTCGTTGCGACTCGCAGCTCGCCGGCCCCGACGGGAACGTCGAGGCGTTCCTGCACCTGCGACGCCCCACTACCTGA
- a CDS encoding anthranilate synthase component I family protein, translated as MRGLAACGSGACELDPADVPAWIGLVAYDACWSSGSGLRRAPRLARSGDAPIAWLARYDALVALDAQRRRAWIVGDDEAAIDRLAARIDERASAPRARVSRPIGEPAEVHRAAIERALEHVAAGEIYQVNLARRWSATIEGDAIALFLAMRAASPVPFGAFLELGRDRAVLARTMERFLRWDARTRAIETRPIKGTIARAGDDRGEAAALRTDAKERAEHAMIVDLMRNDLGRVAEVGTVRVERVMEVEPYAGLSHLVSTVRATTRDDVDLRAILEATFPPGSISGTPKLRAIEIIEALERFPRGAYCGAIGHVDRAGGLSLAVAIRTATVARGEVEYFAGGGLVEASVPEREVAETELKARVLLDAVRALEEEAVGARATTTDDPFRRRLRAGQRTLDP; from the coding sequence ATGCGCGGGCTCGCGGCGTGCGGCTCCGGAGCGTGCGAGCTCGATCCGGCGGACGTGCCGGCGTGGATCGGGCTCGTCGCGTACGACGCGTGCTGGAGCTCGGGCTCGGGGCTGCGTCGCGCGCCGCGGCTGGCGCGCTCGGGCGATGCGCCGATCGCGTGGCTCGCGCGCTACGACGCGCTGGTCGCGCTCGACGCGCAGCGCAGGCGCGCGTGGATCGTGGGCGACGACGAGGCCGCGATCGATCGGCTCGCAGCGCGCATCGACGAGCGCGCGTCCGCGCCGCGCGCGCGGGTGTCGCGTCCGATCGGCGAGCCCGCCGAGGTGCATCGCGCGGCGATCGAGCGCGCGCTCGAGCACGTCGCGGCGGGCGAGATCTACCAGGTGAACCTCGCGCGCCGGTGGAGCGCGACGATCGAGGGCGACGCGATCGCGCTCTTCCTCGCGATGCGCGCCGCGAGCCCGGTGCCCTTCGGTGCGTTCCTCGAGCTCGGCCGCGATCGCGCGGTGCTCGCGCGCACGATGGAGCGCTTCCTGCGCTGGGACGCGCGCACCCGCGCGATCGAGACACGCCCGATCAAGGGCACGATCGCGCGCGCCGGTGATGATCGCGGCGAGGCGGCGGCGCTGCGCACCGACGCGAAGGAGCGCGCCGAGCACGCGATGATCGTCGATCTGATGCGCAACGATCTCGGGCGCGTCGCCGAGGTCGGCACCGTGCGCGTCGAGCGCGTGATGGAGGTCGAGCCCTACGCCGGGCTCTCGCACCTGGTGTCGACGGTGCGCGCGACGACGCGCGACGACGTCGACCTGCGCGCGATCCTCGAAGCGACGTTCCCGCCGGGCAGCATCAGCGGAACGCCGAAGCTGCGCGCGATCGAGATCATCGAGGCGCTCGAGCGCTTCCCGCGAGGCGCGTACTGCGGCGCGATCGGCCACGTCGATCGCGCCGGCGGGCTCTCGCTCGCGGTCGCGATCCGCACTGCGACGGTCGCGCGCGGCGAGGTCGAGTACTTCGCGGGCGGCGGGCTGGTCGAGGCGAGCGTCCCGGAACGCGAGGTCGCGGAGACCGAGCTCAAGGCGCGCGTGCTCCTCGACGCGGTTCGTGCATTGGAGGAGGAGGCCGTCGGGGCTCGTGCTACAACGACCGACGATCCGTTCCGGCGTCGTCTAAGGGCAGGACAGCGGACTTTGGATCCGTGA